The nucleotide window GCTCGTTGGCCAAtagttaaacagtaaaaaagctCAGAAAAAGCTATGACATTAGAACCGGAGTTGCACTGTCCAATTCCCAAGCAGCTCACTACTCCCTATGGAGTGCACGGTGTCACGAAAAAACGCTGTGCACTAGGGAGTAGTGGAGTGCGGTTTAGGATCGCCCCAGGTGTACGAAGGAAGACTTCATGCATGGAGCATGGGGTGTCATCCTGTGGTAAAACACggaaagattatatatatatatatatatatatatatatatatatatatatatatatatatatatatatatatatatacacacttggcgttattattgtagtaattgatttttagaaaacagtgcataaatgtttatttacaaaggCCACATGGCCCCTATCCACTTCTTACAGTGACTCAAAGTAGGCTCATACACAGCCTCACTAAACAGTTCATCTTATGCCTAGGTCACTGAATTgtatgaatttattcagttatttatttatttaagatttcgccataagaccaatctatttcagaaatgattttaGCTCTTAATTGCAGTTTAGGTTACTTCGTCATTATATGgtcaagcaggtctggagctaggCTGTAGGTTTCAAAGCTAAATCATGTTGAGTTAAAGTATTCACAGTGAAGGTTATGCATGATCCAAAGTGTGCTGCGTTATTTTGAACATGAGTACATCCAGAGAGAACGGAATTCTGGTTGactgtattttgtatggctACCCACTCAGTGGCTATACAGCAAAACAAGCGTTCTGCACACGTACAGAGTATGAGGCGGAGCTGATGTACTGTGACGTCGCTCGGTTCCCTTGCTTTCATTTAGGtcctatagaggggtataattgGCGTGCCTCGGGTGCTCCAGCTTCATAGATTCTCTTCTCGTCGACTGAGAAAAGAAGCAGCTAGGATGTCCGGCAGAGGCAAGGGCGGCAAAGGCCTTGGAAAAGGAGGCGCCAAGCGTCATCGTAAAGTGCTTCGcgataacatccagggtatcacaAAGCCGGCTATTCGCCGTCTGGCTCGTCGTGGTGGCGTCAAGCGTATCTCCGGTCTGATCTACGAAGAGACCCGCGGTGTGCTCAAAGTGTTCCTGGAAAACGTGATCAGGgacgcagtcacgtacactgagcatgccaaaagaaagaccgtcaccgctatggatgtggtgtacgccctgaagcgccagggacgcactctgtacggattcggaggttaaacgctcggcctgaacagctctaaacccaacggctcttttaagagccactcacaaatccagcaaaagaGCCTGTTTCTAATCTTAGCTTGTTTGTTTCAAATAAGGCAGTTTCCCGGATACTCTGTATTAAGAATGTAATATATGGGAAGAGTACATATATGTTactttgtatatatgtattgttttacACCCCCCCGTATGCGTTGGTAAAATCAGAACTATACGTCTTAATAAATCCTGATAGtcgccgtcaacgccgctgTGGCGAAAAACAGATTAAGCCCTGTAGATTAAAAATGCGCGGGAAGGCGAACAAAGAGttgatcatatttgtttgtttcaataaaGTCAATGATGGTGGTTATGAATCTCCCGGTTACTTTGTTAAGAAGCTCATtttcaggaggaaaaaacataatttatatataatatttatatatatatatgacattatattcttatataataATGTGATTATTATATAAGAATACATATTGTTTTCCATTTACCCCGTTTGCGTTGATTAAATCAGAATTATACAGAACATCGCCGTCAACACCGCTTTGGCGAAAAATAATGTGCCGCCTGCACGGTGGGTACAAATGCGCGGGTAGGCGAACAAAGAGAATGCTGCTCAGGGGAGGGGGAAGGGAGCAGGAGaaaagggaggggaggggaggggagggcaGGGGATGGGAAAAGGGAGTGTGGGGGGTTGGGAAGAAGCGAGCGGACAATTGTTGTCCAATGGTCGTACGACGGCATTCTAAAGGCGGTACCTTCTTGTATTAGAATTCCAGAGTCTAAATAATGTGGGAGCTTATCGCCTCCTCCtcattcttcagtcttactcgacgaggagcagtatgcctgagccagctaagtccgcgcccaagaagggatccaagaaagccgtgaccaagacggccgggaaaggaggcaagaagcgcagaaagtccaggaaggAGAGCTATGCTATCTACGTGtacaaggtgctgaagcaggtccaCCCTGATACCGGTATCTCCTCCAAAGCGATGGGCATCATGAACTCGTTCGTGAACGACATCTTCGAGCGCATCGCCGTTGAGTCTTCCCGTTTGGCTCATTACAACAAACGTTCTACTATCACCTCTAGGGAGATCCAGACCGCTGTGCGTCTGCTCCTTCCCGGTGAGTTGGCCAAGCACGCCGTGTCCGAGGGCACAAAGGCCGTCACCAAGTACACGAGCTCCAAGTAAATGGTGATAGCGGCGTAATccaaacccaacggctcttttaagagccacccacggtTTCTTCGAAAGAGCAGTTTTATTCAAGAACAAAGTCGCCGATGGTAAGctataatactaattattattattaatattattattattttttttttcccccatgagTGCTTCTGCAGCCATTATTGTAAAAGGAATGCCcttcagtgtatgtatgtatgtaaatcaacTTACTTAGTTGTTTGTCTGCATTTAATTGGTATAGTATACTAAGATTCAGGGGCAGAGCAGCAAACTAAAATACTGTGCCATACTAACTGTATGGCGTGGGGTTGTAATGCTAAGTGGGATAAATGAAGCTGCACATCACCTGTGAAAGACCAGTCCAGAGGAGATCAGCCTTACAGGTGGGGAATAGTGAGGCAGGAAACCATACTAGGGTTAACTTGAAGCCTAGAACTATACACTtgatctttgtaatgaaagctgTCTAGTATATATAACCAGGCATACGGTTAGGAAAGAGAGGAAATAAGTATCTCCACAAGCTTTTTTTGTTGGGTCACAGAAGGGTGAAGTTATTCAAAGCCTTAGGTTTATGGTGAGATTTGAgtgagcaagaataggttcagagctagacttttgatgtagagggtcggagcaaggcaaaaggacgagggtagagtaagtaaaatagtatggcggtcaaaggcctcaggtttatgatgaaggtggattgagttaaagtgaccgtgagcttaggcctttgccttaggatacaaaggaaggttcagtaaaagtgaatttcagcattagccatcagcctgatgatttggatacacatggcctcggcctactgaggaatgcacatctaagtagaatggtcatgactgcatggaatgggttaaatgaaagtaaaagtttaaaaataataatttggtgtgttgcttattgagatagagggagggatggggttaatttgttttaggacaagaatgagattggagttgtttcatgtgaggggtttgaattaggatggagtgattttgtttaatggttggaggaaggatggggttatttcattttaggttttgtgagagaaggtggtggggtttgtattagagtatgaatggaaatgggttattttattttggggttagacggcggatggggttatttggtttcatggttagaatgatgttaaggttatgttgtactaggttaagagggaggacagagttattttgtattaggactatttggtttggttcactaaaagatgaatttggttgaagccttaggttaatggtgagattcgagcgagcaagaataggttcagagctagacttatgatgtagagggtcggagcaaggcaaaaggacgagggtagagtaagtaaaatagtatggcggtcaaaggcctcagttttatgatgaaggtggattgagttaaagtgacggtgagtttaagcctttgccttaggatacaaaggaaggttcagtaaaagtgagtttcaacattagccatcagcctgatgatttggatacacatggcctcggcctactgaggaatgcacatctaagtagaatggtcatgactgcatggaatgggttaaatgaaagtaaaagtttaaaaataataatttggtgtgttgcttattgagatagagggagggatggggttaatttgttttagtacaagaatgagatttgagttgtttcatgtgaggggttcgaatgaggatggagtgattttgtataatggttggaggaaggatggggttattttatttagggttagagagagaaaatggttattttctattagggttaaaatgaaaaatggggttttagggtttaaatgagcttgggtttattttgtattggggttagagtgaaggtgcagttattttgtattaggcttgaaaaagggcatgatagttttatgttatgtttagaataagttttgtcttttttttttgttattttgttttttgtgttttagggttgggggggtgtatgcagttattttgtgttagggttagtatgagaTTTTTGGCTATGGTATATTGGGTGTGTTACGAGTGCGTATTAGGGGACCTATGGAGAGCCGTTCCGAGTGTGGAAGCGCCGGTGACAAAGACGCATCGACGGTGGAAGTCATACTGCGCACACACggcaacactgtgctttacacactCCTCAAGGTCGCCTTGCACGACGAGCAAAACAACGCACCCACGTCTCGGATGCCCAGCACGCTCTCGACGAGGCTCTCCTCCAACGCACCGGATAACACTCGCCCAGTTCGTGGCACCTTTTGTCGCCGTTTTCCACCGATTAGCACGCCAAATGCGCCGCCGCCCGTTCGGCACGCCGGTAGCGTGGCACGCTTCGGTGAGCGCCGTATTAAACGCGGCGTCGTTACGCTGCCCTTCCCGTCTTCTCAACACACGGTGGAGCCTCTCGGAGACGAAAGAGCATTTCTACGCTCGCCAAGTTGAGCTTTCACCCATATTTCGCTCGACAAAcgccgagagaaaacacaagtgcgaGACTGTCGCTGCCACACGGCTGTGCGGCATCGAGCGAGTTGAGTCTACAACGTTCTCATGTGGCTTTTAAGGGCCGGCCCCCTCGCTGCAGCGGGAGGTTCTACAGaacgctgcagcagtttgtgctcactcgcgctcacagcaaagcagaacaatggcagaagtcgctccagccccagccgcctcggcgcccgccaaggcccccaagaagaaggccgccgcccgccccaagaaagccggccccagcgtgggcgagctcatcgtcaaggccgtctcggcttccaaggagaggagcggcgtgtctctcgccgccctgaagaaagccctggctgccggcggctacgacgtcgagaagaacaactcacgcgttaagctcgccgtcaagagcctcgtcaccaagggcactctggtgcagaccaaaggcaccggcgcgtcgggctctttcaagcttaacaagaagcagaccgaggcaaagaagaagccggccgccaagaaaccggcacctaaagctaagaagccggccgccaagaaaccagccgcggccaagaagcccaagaaggtagcagccaagaaacccactgcggctaagaaatcccccaagaaggccaagaagcccgtcgcggccgctaagaaggcagcgaagagccccaagaaggccaagaagccggcGGCTCCCAAAAAGGCGACCAAGAGCCCAAAGAAAGCCAAAACGGTCAAGCCTAAAGCAGCTAAGCCCAAGGCGGCGAAGGCGAAAAAGGCTGCCCCTAAGAAGAAGTAAACAGTAACGCCGTTTACCTTCATGTCTTGTTTCTCTattcaacggctcttttaagagccccccacagtttcataaaaaaacagctttttttccccccttgttaCTGCATAATGAattgattgttaaaaaaaaaaaaaaaaaacacaacacaaaaatagctCTCATTAGTTTCCCcacacaataattatatatgatcaatatatatatatatttttggtttgGTCATACGTGTTACATTTGAGCGGGAAAGGGAAAGAAAACGCGGGGCACGAGTGGGGgtaaatgtttctttctttaacccgttttctttcttcctttctctctctcgctcacacagacacacagcacgagaggaggagggggtcgggtaggaaagcgagcagaggtgggaggacgctagagtctgacggcggaaatgcgattggctgttggtgcgcgtagcttttagccaataggACCGTAGGCGATTTTGCTATATCAACGGCGCTCGTTGGCCGGCGTGCATTATTTCAGCTTTGTTCGACGAACACGACTGACGCGAATCATGAGTGGAAGAGGCAAAACCGGTGGTAAAGCTAGGGCCAAGGCTAAGACCCGTTCGTCCCGCGCCGGACTGCAGTTCCCAGTTGGCCGTGTGCACAGGCTTCTGCGTAAAGGCAACTACGCTGAGCGGGTCGGCGCCGGCGCTCCCGTCTACTTGGCCGCCGTTCTGGAGTATCTCACCGCTGAGATTCTCGAGTTGGCTGGCAACGCCGCCCGCGACAACAAGAAGACCCGTATTATCCCCCGTCACCtgcagctggctgttcgtaacgacgaggagctgaacaaactgctcgGAGGAGTCACTATCGCCCAAGGTGGTGTGCTGCCCAACATTCAGGCTGTACTGCTGCCTAAGAAGACCGAGAAGACTGTGAAGACAAAGTAAATTGGCGCTCTCCGTTGATTTATCTATACAcaaaggctcttttaagagccacccattttttctaagaaaagtgctgctcctttacaaacaacactacatattcttcacgtgatttccaactgcataaaaaaataatagctttatgaaccgagttattatataaacacactgccaTGCAATACACAATTGccctttttcatatatttcacgTACTGAGATCAACACCCTatgcatatgtgcatgtatacacacattctctcgctctctctcacacacacacacacacacacacacacacacagtgtgtttaatgttcgctgtaatgtacagtacattgattagtttgatcatattattgttcttattattatatattcttttaatgctttttttttctttgttgttttgtattacagGAGCCCGCCGTTTTGCTTTTAGGTTTGAAAAGAAGACGCCCAATAGTGTGTCACCGACGCATTGCCGGCCGCCCAATGGGAAACGGACAACTTCAAGACGCCCAATGAGCGGCAAGCGGCTTGAAAGCTTAAAAGCCATGTGAAGCGAGCAAgaactcattctctttcttttccccgagaggagcagagttcaacgcgatggcaagaaccaagcagACCGCTCGTAAGTCCACCGGTGGCAAGGCCCCGAGGAAGCAGCTCGCCACCAAGGCTGCCCGCAAGAGCGCCCCAGCCACCGGCGGCGTGAAAAAGCCTCACCGTTACAGGCCCGGCACCGTGGCTCTGAGGGAGATCCGCCGCTACCAGAAATCTACTGAGCTGCTGATCCGTAAGCTGCCCTTCCAGCGGCTAGTGCGTGAGATCGCGCAGGACTTCAAGATCTCCGCTTCCAGAGCTCCGCCGTCATGGCCCTGCAGGAGGCTAGCGAGGCGTACTTGGTGGGTCTGTTTGAAGATactaacctgtgcgctatccacgccaagagagtcaccatcatgcctaaagacatccagctggcccgccgtattcgcggagagcgcgcttaaacagagcgcttcgacgtttacctgaaatacccaacggctcttttaagagccacctaccCGTGTCCGCGCCGAAACAGCAAATGTCTGCCTCACCTCGGTGTTGCGTTTATATAATGTAAGGCTATTATGACGCGCGCTCGCTTCTAAGTTCCATAGGGCTGCGCGAGCAAAACCAGCCGTAAGACAGTGGTTGTAAAgtttagcaaaaaaaacaacaactaatatatatgtatatatatattataacgtTTTGTacaacatttcacatcaaaatcgccatatttaacatgtgttttaatacatattaatacgTTTCTTTAAATACCTATCAATAtgattatacatatttaatagtttggaAACAGTTCATTCACCCCAGCAAAAAGTTGAAGCCACTGCTACTTCAGTAGAACACTACACTTTACCCTATGTAGTGTTTAGGCCGGTTTTGGCCTATTACAAACGGCATTTgacatggatggagcgtggatccCACCGCGTGGTGAAACTATACAACTGCAAGCACAGTTTCAGAGagcaatgtatgtgtatatttatataatgagaGCTTGATTTTGGGTACCTACGTTTCATACATATGCAAAATGAGTTTGATTCCATAGAGAGTAAGCGAGACCAGCTGTGGGGCCGCAGTAAAGGAGTTAAGTGTATATTCCGGAGAGGACCACCGTTGTTGTGGGAACGCAGacatatgtcatggatggagcgtggatgccatcgtgtggtcaaactaggcAAATGCAAACGTTAACTACGTAGATTTattcgtgtatgtgtgtgaatgtaacagcttttttcatttgatagatggttgtgaactccagtacgtctactaaatcatttgtattgcggtgttattttggttagtgttttttaaagtacattttaaaaaatgtttctattgaagcatacttcagttcagggcattttagtagccagcatggttaccagttctcatgctgccaggcaatgaaatggaaacttaatttagggtaattttatacacattaaatatgattgttaactgcaccaaCAAATCTAAAAAGTAATTACGTGTCTTACGTGATGATTTTCGTTTGGGCTTGGGTTTCATTTCAACAATATGCTAACGATAACATACTCCAGACTGTATAATCTCCTTCCACAACTAgataaaatgtcttgttttgaagaACGCTTGATAGAAGTCTTTAAAAAAAGGCACTTTATTAGCCATCATGACAACCAAACAGCATGCAGTTATGTAAAAAGCCACCAATTTACTCACTGCTAGAAGCCATTGAGACAAACTATAGAGTAGTGCacttctatgtaggacctttatttccttttctttagagcccttaaactctgtgtattagcttatattgaggttaccataataatcataaatcagtaaaaaacaccgctcatctgctatcaagacctgaccgaggagctggaggccagtggagcaaagctaaaatatggaaaagcatacgcaccctcaaagtggtgcaaaaaaaaataaataataattttaatcattcaaggcataggtaagtaacaaatgaatacaaaagtgctaacaaaagtgaatgaaaagccagccgtactcacttgtgaattcgcttttttgattttgcttctttaaacgtctctgtggaccaaaaaaaaaagattaattgttttacattttaaccacacgatggcatccacgctccatttacgtactatgaccacagacttaaagcttagccctgaaactccatcagaagcctaaaagacttgactagagaagtgcacttctgtgtagtgtatacagtgtaagggatttaggaagtgccctattgcaaacgtcaccgttgttttggtatcgtggatatatgtcatggatggagcgtggatgccatcgtgtggtcaaactcgcaaatgcaaacgctaaaaacatagatgtatacgtgtatgtgtgtgaatgttacagcttttacatatgacagatggttgtgaactccagtaagtCTACTAAGATCTACCAAGGAACATTTgggcattttagtagccagcatgacaaccagttgtcatgctaccaggcaatgaaaacttaatttagggcactgcaatttttatacacattaaatatgattgttaactgcaccaatacatctaaaaagtcattacatgtctTGCGGGATgatttttgtttgggttttaacaatatgctaatgataaagTAGGACAGAAATTTTTTTTACTCCAGACTGTATTACCTCCTTCCACAACTCGATCAAATGGCTTTAGATAAAGAATCCTTGATAGAAGCATTCTTTATTTAAGGCACTTTTTTAtcagttaggtaaaaagccaacAATTCGCTCACTACTATAAGCCATTGAGACAAACTGTAGAGTAGTGCAATTCTATGAATGACGTTTTTCCCCTCCCCctttagagcccttaaattctatgctgtatggttatgtgtatgtatgtatgcatcagcttatattgaggttaacataataatcataaatcaataaagaacaccgctcatctgctatcaagacctgactaaggagctagaggccagtggagcaaagctacaattacgaaaagcatacgcaccatcggtgcaaaaaaatcattttaacctgccaggtttaggtcagagactttcttcaaggcataggtaagtaacaaatgaatacaaaagtgctaacaaaagtgTATCAAAAGCcagccgtactcacttgtgaattagcttttttgtgcttctcaaattgaactctttctcttctttctgattttgcttctttaaatgtctctgtggaccaagaaaaaaaaaactaaaaaaaaagatgaattgttttatattttgcagatttacattttgaccaccagatggcatccacgctccattcacgtactacgacaacagacttaaagcttagccctgaaactccatcagaagcctaaggggtaggtctagccaaactgcttcccctcaccctgacttcatcatgagctctacacttactttgcttaccacaatgtctttccatatttctttatcatccactaactgcaacatatgataaaagcaacattacttaaagcaacattaactccctctgtgtttatctaatctagcatgacttttattagaagatgtaaagcgagcctgagaaatccaaggggtaaacatgtagttttagttggcctcattaggagcttttcccttgtatgcaataatataccatttattcgatttgtgtttgttctttctttctttaaatgtctctgtggacactatatctttaacttgtagtgtattagattaacgactacaattcccatgatgcctaactaaagatttttttgcaccgatggtgcgtatgcttttcgtaattgtagctttgctccactggcctctagctccttagtcaggtcttgatagcagatgagcggtgttctttattgatttatgattattatgttaacctcaatataagctgataaaaccttgccaaataaaattatttttgcaCAGATTTAATTGTGTGGGTATGAGACATGTTAGTATTATTCCTACATTCACTTCTCATTGGTGAAGATCTTCTCTAATGGCCAATGTCAGTgttaacactttactgtacatcctaTACATttgcactcctggacactactaacactttattattattacttaataatacagtgttattattaaatttttatGTATCGTCATCTGTCCacttcatttcttatttttcatAACTGCACTGTCCTTCATCTGCAGTTAGtttgaaatgcattttcacatgtattttatttatctgtctatctatctatcttgcaGTGTGGGTTCTAACTAGACAAAGGACTCcaaaagtcatgtttgtgtttttaaaccacagtatTGACTTTGTCCTCATGTAACTCATGTATAGTGTAACTGGGTATCTCAGTATCTTCACCTGGATTTATTGATCCAAAACTGTAGTTTAGTGATGTCaaggttcaaatgtttaaagtCATATCATGTTGAATGTTGTGAGGGAATACGTCTGAAAATATATGGAACCTGGCCTGGCAGatacatattctgaccaccagatggcatcacTACTCCATTCACGTTCTGCAACTACATAGTCTTAGGgcctagccctgaaactccatcagaagcctaagagGTAGGTCCAGCCGAACTGCTACCACTcatcctgacttcatcatgagctttacACTTACTTTGTTCACCACAATttatttccttcctttctcttccactAACTGCTAACCAATATGACTTTAGAAGAAgatttattagaagatgtatagtgaaaacctgaggaatccaaatggtgtgggtttagtttaagttggccttgttttattttatgtgcagaaatatgtcagtggtggtggttgtgtgtgtgtgtgtgtgtgtgtgtgtgtgtgtgtgtgtgtgtgggtgtgtgtgtgtgtgtgtgtgtgtgtgtgtgtgtgagagagagagagagagagagagagagagagagagagagagagagagagagcttgatgCATACTTATTCAAtctgacagaaaatacaaaccctGTACTGGTTTGTGTTTGAGCAATATGTgttgacaaagaaaaaaagaacaaattacTGGTTGAATCTATAAAACACTATGCTTCCTTTAAGTGTGTCTATGTCAATGTGTCAATGACACAATGTGTCTTTATCCTGTAGTGTCAAGATCaaggactacaattcccatgatgcctaactacaAGTTCAGCCTATTGACACACG belongs to Salminus brasiliensis chromosome 24, fSalBra1.hap2, whole genome shotgun sequence and includes:
- the LOC140547194 gene encoding histone H2B-like, encoding MPEPAKSAPKKGSKKAVTKTAGKGGKKRRKSRKESYAIYVYKVLKQVHPDTGISSKAMGIMNSFVNDIFERIAVESSRLAHYNKRSTITSREIQTAVRLLLPGELAKHAVSEGTKAVTKYTSSK
- the LOC140546367 gene encoding uncharacterized protein, producing the protein MSGRGKTGGKARAKAKTRSSRAGLQFPVGRVHRLLRKGNYAERVGAGAPVYLAAVLEYLTAEILELAGNAARDNKKTRIIPRHLQLAVRNDEELNKLLGGVTIAQGGVLPNIQAVLLPKKTEKTVKTNFVRRTRLTRIMSGRGKTGGKARAKAKTRSSRAGLQFPVGRVHRLLRKGNYAERVGAGAPVYLAAVLEYLTAEILELAGNAARDNKKTRIIPRHLQLAVRNDEELNKLLGGVTIAQGGVLPNIQAVLLPKKTEKTVKTK